In Stieleria varia, one genomic interval encodes:
- a CDS encoding prolyl oligopeptidase family serine peptidase — MTQPSIRPTIIAGAFVLAAFFCAACHVMADGPADNDAATVRPIPPPGTPLSAEQSQDLKTRCTEVRQAWAKLVQSTDQDSQKGNNNQKAAKRASLAALKSLESEILVFPRAVEMALEFNQFYKPAEFDLAVSLLDEASRRIETAATDPTWSQIVGIGDGKSQTLIIGGYQSKIDGSFQPYAVVIPPGFDQTDARPRRLDLWFHGRGETLTEMSFLGKGRSSAGQYTPADTFVLHPYGRYSNAFKFAGEIDVLESLAYLESRLPVDASRISVRGFSMGGAACWQFATHYPGRFFAANPGAGFSETPEFLKSFQGEDLSGTPEHQRTLWGWYDCPPWSRNLVHCPTVAYSGEIDRQKQAADVMQAALAKQDIDLVHVIGPDTAHKIHPDSQVEIESRMDALARAVSHETPEHIDFTTLTLRYHQMGWIDIQGLGKHWQSANVVADRDDASIDVTTSNVTRIKFDFAPGQWDGDFPTRPVVTIDGNELIGPPVRSDRSWTWELIRGDKAWAAANPDDSDLRKRPGLQGPIDDAFMDSFLFVLPSGQCEDSDLQAWVDAESKHAMSHWRHHFRGDVRQVKDTELTQEQIDSNHLILFGDPMSNSVIGKISEQLPIGWTQDTIRGTRKTYGRRGNALVMIYPNPLNPNRYVVINSGFTFREYDYLNNARQTPKLPDWAIIDITGGATMRDPGKVLSTGFFDEQWQVAK, encoded by the coding sequence ATGACTCAACCAAGCATTCGACCAACGATCATCGCCGGCGCATTCGTTCTCGCTGCCTTCTTTTGTGCCGCCTGCCACGTTATGGCCGATGGACCCGCAGACAACGACGCAGCCACGGTCCGCCCCATTCCTCCCCCGGGAACACCTCTGAGCGCAGAGCAGTCACAGGACCTGAAAACACGCTGCACCGAAGTCCGACAGGCTTGGGCGAAACTGGTTCAATCAACTGATCAGGATTCACAGAAAGGCAATAACAATCAGAAGGCCGCGAAGCGAGCATCCCTCGCAGCACTGAAGTCACTGGAATCCGAAATCCTTGTGTTTCCTCGTGCCGTCGAGATGGCATTGGAGTTCAATCAGTTCTACAAGCCGGCGGAATTTGATCTCGCGGTCAGTTTGTTAGACGAAGCGTCGCGGCGAATCGAGACCGCTGCGACCGACCCGACGTGGAGTCAGATCGTAGGCATCGGCGATGGCAAGTCACAAACGTTGATCATCGGCGGCTACCAATCCAAGATCGATGGTTCGTTCCAGCCCTATGCCGTCGTGATCCCACCTGGTTTTGACCAAACCGACGCCCGTCCACGTCGACTCGACCTATGGTTTCACGGGCGGGGCGAGACGTTGACAGAAATGAGCTTCTTGGGCAAAGGTCGCAGTTCGGCGGGACAATACACCCCAGCCGATACCTTTGTGCTGCATCCCTATGGTCGCTACAGCAATGCATTCAAGTTTGCCGGCGAAATCGATGTGCTGGAGTCATTGGCTTATCTAGAAAGCCGACTGCCGGTGGATGCGTCTCGCATCAGCGTTCGCGGTTTCTCCATGGGCGGCGCGGCTTGTTGGCAATTCGCGACTCATTACCCTGGACGATTCTTTGCCGCCAATCCGGGCGCCGGTTTCAGCGAAACGCCCGAATTTCTAAAGTCGTTTCAGGGCGAAGACCTCAGCGGTACTCCCGAGCACCAACGTACTTTGTGGGGTTGGTATGACTGTCCACCTTGGTCACGCAACCTAGTGCATTGTCCGACGGTTGCTTACAGCGGTGAAATTGACCGCCAGAAACAAGCAGCCGATGTGATGCAAGCGGCCCTGGCGAAACAGGACATCGACTTGGTTCACGTGATCGGTCCCGATACGGCGCACAAGATCCATCCAGATTCGCAAGTCGAAATCGAATCCAGGATGGATGCATTGGCTCGCGCCGTCAGCCATGAAACCCCCGAGCACATCGACTTCACGACCCTGACGCTTCGCTACCATCAGATGGGCTGGATCGACATTCAGGGTTTGGGCAAACATTGGCAGAGCGCTAACGTGGTCGCCGACCGTGACGATGCATCGATCGATGTTACCACCAGCAATGTCACTCGCATCAAGTTCGACTTTGCTCCCGGTCAATGGGACGGCGACTTTCCAACGCGTCCGGTTGTCACCATCGATGGCAATGAACTTATCGGACCTCCTGTTCGATCGGATCGTTCCTGGACTTGGGAGTTGATTCGTGGGGACAAGGCATGGGCCGCTGCCAATCCGGACGATTCCGACTTGAGAAAACGTCCTGGATTGCAAGGCCCGATCGACGACGCGTTCATGGATTCGTTCTTGTTTGTCCTGCCTAGCGGTCAGTGTGAAGACAGCGACCTTCAAGCTTGGGTTGACGCCGAATCCAAGCATGCAATGTCACATTGGCGTCATCACTTCCGCGGTGACGTTCGCCAAGTCAAGGACACCGAGTTGACACAGGAACAAATCGATTCGAATCACTTGATCTTGTTTGGCGATCCGATGTCCAACTCCGTGATTGGAAAGATTTCCGAGCAGTTACCGATCGGTTGGACGCAAGACACCATTCGTGGCACCCGTAAAACGTACGGTCGCCGTGGAAACGCGTTGGTGATGATTTACCCCAACCCACTCAACCCGAATCGTTACGTTGTGATCAACAGCGGATTCACTTTCCGAGAATACGACTATTTGAACAACGCGCGACAGACCCCAAAACTGCCCGACTGGGCCATCATCGATATCACGGGTGGAGCAACGATGCGAGATCCCGGAAAAGTCCTCTCAACCGGATTTTTTGACGAGCAATGGCAGGTCGCGAAGTGA